DNA sequence from the Treponema sp. OMZ 838 genome:
CCGCTTTATCACCCCCGAAGCAAAAAACAGCGTTATTATAAACCGTGCTGTGATGCAGGGACTGGCCTCTGCCGGACACCTCATCGGTATTCCACGCTGTTCAATAAAAGGCTGCGCACGAGCTTATGCACATTCGCTTGCGGAACAAGATACAAAACAGACGTCACTTTGTTCGGAATGTATTAGGAATATTAATACGGTATACCAATCGTTCGATTAGACATTATGCGGAGGGATGGGCAATGCTGGAATCGAACCAGCGACCCCAAGCGTGTCATGCTTGTACTCTAACCAACTGAGCTAATTGCCCGCATTCGAATAAATAACAAAAAAGAGTTTATCCTATTTTACTATTTACGTCAAGCCCTAAAATAGGTATACTTCTTCCATCTATGAATCTTGAAGCGTTTATCTTGGGCTGCGGGGGCATGATGCCTTTACCGTATCGCCATCTTACTTCGGTACTACTTCGCCGTGAAGGCGATTTATTTCTTTTTGATGCAGGCGAAGGCACACAGGTTTCCCTACGCCGCCTAAACCTCCGATGGAAAAAAATCAATACCATCTTTATCAGTCATACCCATGCGGATCATGTAACGGGATTACCGGGAATTTTGATGCTATCGGCGCAGGTTGACCGCGATGAGCCGCTCTACATTATCGGCCCTCCGAAAATCAAAGAATATGTCGAAACAAGTAGGCAAGTTCTCGATATGTATATCAATTACGAAATTATCATTCAAGAAGTTTCCGAACCGGGCATTGTATATAAAACCGATGAATTTCAAGTACGGGCGTTCCGGCTTGAACATACCAAGCCTTGTCTCGGCTACGTATTTGAGGAATTTCCCCGTCCGGGAGCATTCGATCCGGAGGCGGCACGCAGACTTAATATCCCATGCGGACCGCTCTGGTCAAAGCTGCAGGCAGGAGTGGCAGTAGAGGCAGTGGATGGTACTATTGTAGAAA
Encoded proteins:
- a CDS encoding ribonuclease Z, giving the protein MNLEAFILGCGGMMPLPYRHLTSVLLRREGDLFLFDAGEGTQVSLRRLNLRWKKINTIFISHTHADHVTGLPGILMLSAQVDRDEPLYIIGPPKIKEYVETSRQVLDMYINYEIIIQEVSEPGIVYKTDEFQVRAFRLEHTKPCLGYVFEEFPRPGAFDPEAARRLNIPCGPLWSKLQAGVAVEAVDGTIVESSQVLGPPRSGRKFSFVTDTKYLPTIAPEVAGSDFLVCESMFAKGMEQDAAEKKHMTCTQAAQIARDAAVKKMALIHYSPRYTDYDLKQLLKDAQEIFPNTVLSKDRMVETIEYQD